A region from the Leptolyngbya iicbica LK genome encodes:
- a CDS encoding ribbon-helix-helix protein, CopG family, which yields MATTKTLKAYVPLDLAEVLADEAARRKISQSKAVEVAITHWLMTVNRYPQKHTYQQGRK from the coding sequence ATGGCAACCACTAAAACCCTCAAAGCCTACGTGCCGTTAGACCTAGCTGAGGTTTTGGCAGATGAAGCGGCTAGACGGAAGATCTCCCAAAGCAAAGCCGTAGAGGTTGCCATAACGCACTGGCTCATGACAGTCAACAGATATCCTCAAAAGCACACGTATCAACAGGGGCGAAAGTAA
- a CDS encoding VapE domain-containing protein: protein MEKEKAKEDLLSYLKVNGYNPLAQWNCFNAIFGGVTQTGRYTFSKSVEVDEFSGEIHRIGYPGTTTIKNLITLLEDELQVPLQGLTGSFLERRLEPWLEARTFNPVQRYLGSLVGSEPVEPWGGWGTLARDVFSLEDETSQVLLTSWILGAVQRAMDPGSHWRQVLILQGEQEAGKGQFLQQLFGESFYTSRDSEMSDEHVKRVIADTWVVELEEMEAVLNKRSDENLKRWIATPFDDLKINHKEQTKRNYRRCVIAASVNSTEFLRDDSGHSRYWILPGIKAVNVDYVIANRDNIWREAYRRYQEGERGWSKEKTKLSEARAKDYEVSNPWLDPLQDVIDSLRDHRERGDIQIVTRTSDLLTALGLKTTEHRRHTKLVASALGTLGYEQKNTRVEGKRARYWFSPDGDRPCRFYVKPDGEHKFSFIDD, encoded by the coding sequence ATGGAAAAGGAGAAGGCCAAAGAGGACTTGCTTAGCTACCTCAAGGTTAATGGCTATAACCCCTTAGCTCAGTGGAACTGTTTTAACGCCATTTTCGGAGGGGTTACCCAGACAGGCCGATACACCTTCAGCAAGTCTGTCGAAGTGGATGAGTTCTCCGGGGAGATCCACCGGATCGGCTATCCCGGGACCACTACCATTAAGAACCTGATCACCCTGCTAGAGGATGAACTACAGGTTCCCCTACAGGGCCTAACAGGTAGCTTCCTAGAACGTCGCCTAGAGCCCTGGTTAGAAGCCCGTACCTTTAACCCCGTGCAGCGTTACCTGGGCTCCCTAGTAGGCTCCGAACCTGTAGAACCTTGGGGAGGTTGGGGCACCCTCGCCCGGGACGTATTCAGCCTAGAGGATGAGACCTCTCAGGTTCTCCTCACTAGTTGGATCCTGGGAGCCGTTCAAAGGGCTATGGACCCGGGCTCCCACTGGCGACAAGTGCTGATCCTCCAAGGCGAGCAAGAGGCCGGAAAGGGTCAGTTTTTACAGCAACTTTTCGGGGAGTCCTTCTACACCTCCCGAGATAGCGAGATGTCTGACGAACATGTCAAAAGAGTGATCGCTGACACCTGGGTTGTAGAACTAGAGGAGATGGAAGCGGTCCTTAATAAGCGGTCGGATGAGAACCTTAAACGATGGATAGCTACGCCTTTTGATGACCTCAAGATCAACCACAAGGAACAGACCAAGCGTAACTACAGGCGATGTGTTATCGCTGCCAGCGTGAACAGTACCGAGTTCCTTAGGGATGACAGCGGGCATTCCCGTTATTGGATCCTACCGGGCATCAAGGCCGTTAATGTGGACTACGTCATTGCTAACCGAGACAACATCTGGCGAGAGGCCTATCGACGTTACCAGGAAGGGGAACGGGGCTGGTCCAAGGAGAAAACCAAGCTATCCGAGGCAAGAGCAAAAGACTACGAGGTTAGCAACCCTTGGTTAGACCCTTTGCAAGATGTTATCGACTCCCTACGTGATCACCGGGAGCGAGGGGACATCCAGATCGTAACTAGGACCTCTGACCTATTGACCGCTTTGGGCCTCAAAACCACGGAGCACAGACGGCACACCAAGCTCGTGGCTAGCGCTTTAGGCACCCTCGGTTACGAACAAAAGAACACCCGTGTTGAGGGCAAAAGAGCCCGTTACTGGTTTAGCCCCGATGGCGATCGCCCGTGTCGGTTCTATGTGAAACCGGACGGGGAACACAAGTTCTCCTTTATTGACGACTAG